The DNA window TCTTCAGTTCATGCCGACATATTGGGCAAGAATTATGTACATCCTATCACGTCAAAAAATTTCAAGAGTAAGCTAAAAGTCAATTCTTGCAAGTCCGGCTATTGGACAATTCCCTGAATTATGTTCATCTCATCAAGCGAAAAGTTTCGACAAAGTCAATTAAAAGTTAGTTTCTTAGAGGTTGGATATCCTTGAATTGAACACATCACAGACAAGTTGTTCATTCTATAGACTCAAACGTTACTCAGAAAACATTGGACGGTGGAGAAGCCGGTTATTTAGTTGGGTTGGAAGgggcaaaatcaaactctcaaaatttaaggggtgatatattttaatacatatatataaatataatacaTAAAAGATATAGTTTGTAAGAAAGTCTGAAAGGAGGGCAGTGACTGCTCCTTTTAGCCCTCTCATCTGGTACCACCAGTATGCATACATTATACTAGATGCGTCAATCTCTCATACATGCTCTTCGACTAAGACATCGCCCTGATAAATTAGAGTAACAAGCAAGGAAAGGTACCAGCCATGGTTTGAGACAAGGAGGATGGAACATGTGTTTGCAGGGTAATTCTTGCATCTGATCTTCAACAACCATATTTTCTTGGCAAATGGAACATGCAGCGTCTTTACCAACTTTACTCAAGATTTCTTCTGTAACTGTAGTAACTGGAAGTTTTGCCACTACTTCCTTGCTGGCAGGTGGGGCTCTAGGGATACCGGAATCGATGTCTAGGATCttgaaacaaaagaaaaatagtGATAGATCATATCAGATGCTATGAGTTCAGCAAAGAACATCATTTTTAGCCAAAATTTTTAGTTCGTAACAGATTTTATACACTTTGCCTTGAAGAATCTAGCTTGAAATTGCTAAAGAAGCAACAAATCATCCATCTAGACAAAGTGTAGTGTTATTTGTTATATTCTCGTCTGCACTAAGTCGCAACAATTAAAAAAACGAAGGATCGGTTTGGATACATAAGCTATTTCTTTAAAACCACTttattattctcaatttttaaCGTTATTCTTGAAAAGGAAGAAGCAGTTTTTATATTTGAATACAATAACGAAAAACAGCCTTTTTTCCTTTACTCATTGGAAACAAAAGATTAGCCTAAATGGGAActacaaaatatatataattgggCCAAACTGGTATGggcaataattattaaacagAAGAAAAACAAAACGATGAACAATCTGATTCTTTTGCTCATGTCTCCTTAAAATCTGATTTTTCATCAGGAAAATATACTGGTAGACAAAAGAGACGACAAAAGATACCTCTGGGACAATATTATCCAGCCTATCAAACAACTCCTGATATATGTTGACAGCACCATCCGTGGTGCTACCACTGTCCAATTGCACTGAAGATTCACCATGAAACAAGGTAGCAGCTGCTGTAAGCAAATTCGACTGCACTAACCAATCAGGCTGTGGAGGCTCAGGATCGACAGTGAGATGCCCTTCAAAGAGATAACCTGAATCAaggattaaaaattaaattaaccgAGGTTTTCCAATCCATCAAAAACTACAGTAATGATGcagctcaaatattttaattcatgcACCAATCAAACTCAATGTTTCAATAATTGTATTTTATAGGTGGCAATCTTATAATGACGcagctcaaatattttaaatcatgcaCCAATCAAACTCaatgatttaataattgtatTTTATAGGTGGCAATCATATAGATCATTTATGTGATTTTTCCTACTCAACAAATTTCAATGAATAATTTTCTCCAACTTGAGACAGAAGGAAATCAAAACCATGAAAACCAATTAATAGGATCATCAGACGTTCGGTCCTATAAGTTACACCCAGCACAACACATTTACAATAATCAATACTAGGGAAAATGAGATGTTTACACCTCTATTAATTCTATTTTGTGTCTCTCTTAATTCTTCAGATACGTTCTGTATTTCACCCAATTGCTCTCGTGCCTGAGTGATGCAACTTTGCAAGTGTTTCTTCTTGGAGGTATCCTTGACCATCTGCTCAGCCTCCTGGAAAAGCCTCAACCCAGCATTCCAAAATCCAGGGGACGTGTATCTCGTCTTCAAAATAGTTGAAACTCGGCAGAGTACTGAATAGAACTGCAAATAGCAAATAAAACAAGTGGATTCCTAGAGAAATGGATACTAATATAGTAATGTTAACTACCAGCACCCAGAAAAGGAATCTGAACGGATAATATACACAGAAACAACAGTAAATGAAGGATTAAACGTTTGACACTTACATTGACGATGATAATTGTGTAATTCGAATCCCTTTTTAAACCTTACAACATCTCCAACAACTATatttttatcactttttcaGTGGGAATAACTGTTACTTCCAATCAATCCCCAACTAAAACTGCACCAACTTGAAACTTATGGAATCGAATAGATTGCGGCTTTGATGCCAATAGTAGGATCAAAACACATGTCGTTTTTAGACATAACAGATGCTGAATGAATCCCCCCAATCTTTTTAAATGGCAAGCAACCCCACCAAGAATTGTTGCTCCCAAGAATAAACTATTAAGCTACAAATGCAATCTCTTGTAAACGTATGAATAAACATTACATTCTGAGTAAGGAATTCTAATTAAACTaactaaaatataaatttaaactcacGCAGAGACTAAATTCATACATGTAAACGAAGATGATGTCTTCTAGTGTTAAACAGTCTGATTCTTTCCCATCATATCATCAATACAAAAAACAAGGATTATGTGAACGGTGAACCCAAACCAAAAATGGGCAAGGAGGAAAAAAAAGACGAAAAATCTAAAACAGCCCAAATGAAGTCAATTCCATCGAACGGATCACAACCATTGGCATAACCCAGTCAAACTATCATCAACCAGCCATCAAACTCAAGCGAGAGAAAAccctttaattttttaaaaaaagaatttaGGGAAGAAAGAAGCAGACCGATTCTTGGAGAGAAGGCGAAGCAGACGGATAACGCTGTCGAAGGAGAGATCCGATGTTGGAAATAGATTCCTCGAACATCTGCTTCTTGGCAAGCTGTTTCTGCAGCTCCTGCAGCCTCGATTTCACGTCTTCCTCTTGCGCCATCTTCTGTGTAGCTCTTGAAATAAATTCGATAGTTTGGTTTTATCGTTGTGCTCTTCGGATATGCTTGATTTATATGATACGGAAGTCAGCGAACGAAACTGCCTTCTTTAgcaagttaaataattatttggatggAGAACTTAAagatctgattttttttttttttttttactttcaaCCATTCGAAATCCCATACCAATTGACCCAAGAGGATTTGTCTAAtgtttgttgattttttttttttaatttgttagGATGAAATTGCGTCGCTTATCTCAACGTGCATTGAATAAACAATTGGAATAACACTGCAAACTATTAACAAAAAGCATATGACAAATCAACCTGAAAATGTGTCTTCCATTAAACGATCCGACTCTGTTAGATGAGTAGGAATTCTGGTAGAGAGAATGAAATTTAATCTGATGTTTGCTCTGCGACATGGTTGTGCCAACCAACTCGGAAGGACAGGGCATTAGGGCAAGGTCCATGTATGAACTACTCAAGGCAGTGGACTGAATCAGCAATACCTCGGTGGCTAGATCAatcaattgaaaaaataaagatGGATTAACGACCAGGGTACTTACAATTTATATTAAGACTGTGTTATCTTGGTGATATGATTGTAGAGTAACTGATATTGTTTCTACAATCTATTTTTAATTCAGTCTTCAATAGTCTGTTACGtatagataaaaaaattgaacttGCAAAAATCAACATTCGATCgaagatttttgaaattttagctCTTTTTAATCAAATCTTTCTTCGATGTACCTTGTTTGATACATTAATTACCTTAAAGTTAATCGTTCCTCAATATATGTAATCATTAAGACATTTTTaagtatgttttttttttgaaacagtCTCATGTATCTATTCACGTTATACGGGTCAAATCGATTCATATTTAAAGTGAAAAACAATACttttactaaaaaaataatatttttcatgaataagaCCAACTTGGATATTCATCTAACAAAATTGATATGTTACATCGCCTCACACGAATTTATATGTGTTTTAAAATACCTTATTGACATACTTAATTAGACAACTGAACATGGGTATcattttttaaacataaacatggATATTATTGGTCCAACAAAATTCTAAGTAACCcaaagataaataataaaatgttaTTTGGTAACTACGACCTAATAGAAATAATATGTAGTCTGGTAATAGACATGTTTAATGGATCGGTTCGTATCCGATATTAAGCCGGAATCGATGCAACATAATCAGTTCCGAAACCACCTCGAATTCATTAGTAAATGCATTAGGGCAGCTTTTCACTTATCGAATCACAACGGGAATCGgttagaattttatttaaaaaagaaaagagtaGTTGGGCCAAGTCGCATTGGATGGTAAAAAATAATCGTCATAGAAAGAAAAAGAGCCATTGGCCATTGCGTACTGAGGTGGTAAAAAATAATCGCCgctcctgctcctgctcctgctcctgctcctgctcctgctccGTCCAGTTTCTTCGTCCATCACTTAAATTTCTCACTTTTTGGACACGTTTTTCTACAAAATAATCGTTACTGAGTGAGGATTGACTCAATATCATAAAGAATGAACTAAATGAATGAAACAAggatttaatataataaaaatgcaACAAGAGACAAAAAACGACACATTATAACATGTAAAATCAACATCtattatttaatgtaaatatcaaattttcatttatatttatcatttttacaatatatttttcaacttaaaattcttaataaaaataatatttttctacggtttatttttgtttattattatttttttcaaaaagttCGAAATTGGTTAGAACCGATCGGTCCATCCACAGCTGGTTCGGATAGCGGATCGGAATGGTTCTACCTTGGGCTGGAACATAGTCAAAACCTAATTTGGACCTGTTCCGACCGTCTCCAGACCGAAACTCCGGTACCGTTATGCTGTCATACTACAGGACACGTTTAGcccaaataaataattaaaatacccGCAAAAAACACGTTGTTGGCTAGACTGAAAATGCGACTTGTCGAAAGAAGTGTTTTGGAAATCACATGGACTAAATAAACAATGAACCCGGACAGCTTTCCGTTCCGTTTCTTCGAACGTACCATTGCGGGCATGTGCTTTTCCTCCTAATGTATGTTCAATTTTCTCCGATGAAACTTTTTGGTTTGCTTTCGAAATCTTTGTTGAAAGCGTGTTAAAGGACTTTCCCGTGTTCAGTAGTTTGCCATTTTCACATGTttgttccttttttttttttttttgctttttatGTCGTTTTGCTTTAATCGGTATATTGTTTGATCTATTGGCCGATGATTTGGTATGTTTGATCTTAACCCATTGCAAGATTTGTCTGTTCAAGATTGAGATTTATATGAGTTGAACTGGTGATTCATTGTTGATGTTTCCTGGTGGCGATTTGCGTTCTCCAAGTATTTGTGAATTGTTCAAAAAATATTTACCAATGCGACAgagttttgttttaaatttgtgtgtctagtttgattttttgatgtttttaattCGAGAgagtaattaatttttttttctgccTTTAATTTTGTAGTTCTCTTTATAATCTGAAAAGGCGTTTGAAGATTTGTTTTTTTCACCATAGCAATATAATCTCGTATTACGAATTCTATCAGGGTTAGTTGTGCTAATTTTGTTGCAATATttgatcttgaaattttaatCTCTTTGGTTATTGGGATTTTTTAGTGTGAGTTGTCAGCATTTCTTATTTTCTGAACCGAATAATGTACttttacattatttgtttgaaatTACTGAATATTCTGTAAGTTCTTGGGTGAAATCCAGCAGGTTTGAATCTGTTTCTGGGTAACTAAACTATACAAAGACACAGTCTTCACACGGTTTCCTTGATTATGTAAAAAATCGAATGGTGGTTGGATATgaggaacaatttcttgttcttcATTGACCAGGATGGCGGGTTATCTGACATTTTTTCGACCGATCTCCTTATTCCACATGGTTCAAGGTGTCATTGGCCCTCTCATATTGCTTCATTGGTTGACAGTTCAAGATATCTTTATCTACATGGAAGTGTTGTTCTTCAAGAGGCTTTTAATTCCATGTCAAAGTTTTCTGGTGCTCTAGTGTTATGGTTTGCAACTGGGTCGAATACCAGCAATTCCAAACTACAGGGTGATCATATTGGTTCCAATTCCAGCTATCATAAAGCTTGTACACATGTAAAGCATATTTCTTCAGTAAGACGGGAATTAACGGGATTTTGGTGTAAGGTGAGGTCTAGAAGGAAACCTTCCATTTTCGGAAAGATATCGAGTTTTACTCTGAAGAAATTTTATAGAGAAACTGAACGGATTAAGTCATTTCCATTGGTTTCATTAGCTGCCATGTTGGTTCCACCATTCACGAATGTGTAGGTGCAGTTGTTTTATCTTCTTTATTAACAATTATTTTGGTTCTTTCGTTTGCTCAtttcttatttaaatttttattttacattttcattTAAAGTTCAAGgttattttgtgtttttctcaGCGCTACAAATGCACTAGCTTTTCCGCTAGAAACAAGCTCTATAGAGACACAGACATGTTTAGATCAGAAGCCATGTGAGATTGAAAATGGAGGATCTGAACCCTTCAATAATCTTTATTTCCAGAGTTCAGCTTTTTCCAAGAATGCAGTTGAGCGCAGAACAGGCATCGAGTTCCCCACCATGTTGGCCAGCAGAATGGATGGAGAACAGGATTCTAATTTCAATCCAGAGGTAAGTGCATCATATGGAAATAATTTGGCGAAAGGTTTCAGTTTTCTTGGCTACTATTTTCTAATTTGGTAGTTGGCTATGACCTCTAACAAGAGGTGCAGAGCAGTGAATCAGTTACTATGATCTAACATATCTTTGATACTGGCCCAAGTCTTTCCTCTATATGGAGTAgttagaataaaaaaaatatgagaacCTTTGAGTAAAGCAGCATATGAATTTTACTTTTTTCTAATGCACGATAATTCACAAACAAATGGAAAAGTTTTCTGCTAATTAAGTTGGTTTTTACCGTTACGATTTTTTAGGCACAAATCCTAATGCTGACTAGATGTAAAGAGCAGTATGCTAATTTTATGTTAAGTCATTCTTCCACATTTTCCGTTGGATTTCTGTTATGATCAACGCTTGCTGGCAATGCTGCCTAATTTTCAGGTCCTTGTTGGAACTGGATCTAGAATCATGACAATCATCATTAAGTCCCTAAATATATATGCATTTGGCTTTTGTGAGTGCTTCACCAGCTTTTGTTaccttataaaatattttattgcttCAAATTCCTATGGTACTAGCTCATTTTGCTTCTCCCAACAGATGTTCATCCGTTTGACATTTGTGAGAAATTGGGGCCAAAGTATGCTTGCATTCCAGAATACGAGTTGAACAAGTGCCGAGATTTTTATCAAGATCTTCTTAGGTTTGTTATAACATTTTTATCTTATGATTTTTTCACCCGCACACACGAAGCACGACTTGATTCTAGAAACCAAGTCCTATCAACATGATTGTGCCAACATTTGAAAAATTGATTGGAGACGAGGGGCCTCTGCCTGTGACAAACTGTTTGAGAATTGAATGTTTCTTGGAACTTCTCGTAATTTTTTGCCCATGTGCTGCAGGGAGGATATAAACATGACAGTTAGACTTGTGGTCAGTTGCAATGGAATCAAAATCAATGCCGTGAAAGAGTATGTTACGCCTTGCTAAAGAATTCTCATTTAAAGGATAACGATATTTGGAACGGTTGTGGGATAACTTTTTATTAGCTTGTAAAACATCATCAAATGGAGAGACTTTACTATGTtttcaattttctgattttCTCCCCATATATCTAAAATCAGCTATAAAGTGATTTGCATATAgagaaatattatattaaaaaaatgtctTTCTTATGAAGTCTCAAGGAGCAAAATTCATGTGATTGCATCCACACAGGTTTAAAGAGAATGAAACAAGACATATATGCATTTGAAATTACAACCTTGAACCTACTAATGTTTCTGATTCATTTTTCCAATTCTTTGTTGTTAGTGCTTTTGAAAAGTCTCTCCGAAGTCGATTAACAAAAGTAAGTATTGTTAGACTTTTACCCGTTATTCGCTGTAGCATTCCCCCAAATTCTTGGAACTGACAATTTTTTTGATTGTTTTAGACAAACCCTAACGCTGACTTTCGCTGCTTAGATGCCTTTGGTTCATTATTTTCACAAGACATTCCCTTAGACATGGTAAGaatcaaaattttgatcttttagTTTCTTATCTCATGCTCCATTCCGAGATATACTTCTGATCACATTCAAAATATTCAGGGAACAATAATTGATTTCAGGCGTACAGCTGATGGATATATAATTACTGAAGGTAAGAGGCAAATAAGAACTACGATGTTCTTCTGTATTTGTAGAGGCAATCTTGCCCAGCCTTTTATGGACACCTGTGTTTTTTTGGTGCATGCAATTAAGACCTTAAAATGTAGAAGAAACGTTCTTCCAATTT is part of the Primulina tabacum isolate GXHZ01 chromosome 18, ASM2559414v2, whole genome shotgun sequence genome and encodes:
- the LOC142533484 gene encoding E3 ubiquitin-protein ligase AIP2-like → MAQEEDVKSRLQELQKQLAKKQMFEESISNIGSLLRQRYPSASPSLQESFYSVLCRVSTILKTRYTSPGFWNAGLRLFQEAEQMVKDTSKKKHLQSCITQAREQLGEIQNVSEELRETQNRINRGYLFEGHLTVDPEPPQPDWLVQSNLLTAAATLFHGESSVQLDSGSTTDGAVNIYQELFDRLDNIVPEILDIDSGIPRAPPASKEVVAKLPVTTVTEEILSKVGKDAACSICQENMVVEDQMQELPCKHMFHPPCLKPWLDVHNSCPICRHELKTDDHAYESWKEKEKEAEEERKGAANAIRGGEYMYV
- the LOC142532194 gene encoding fatty-acid-binding protein 2-like yields the protein MRNNFLFFIDQDGGLSDIFSTDLLIPHGSRCHWPSHIASLVDSSRYLYLHGSVVLQEAFNSMSKFSGALVLWFATGSNTSNSKLQGDHIGSNSSYHKACTHVKHISSVRRELTGFWCKVRSRRKPSIFGKISSFTLKKFYRETERIKSFPLVSLAAMLVPPFTNVATNALAFPLETSSIETQTCLDQKPCEIENGGSEPFNNLYFQSSAFSKNAVERRTGIEFPTMLASRMDGEQDSNFNPEVLVGTGSRIMTIIIKSLNIYAFGFYVHPFDICEKLGPKYACIPEYELNKCRDFYQDLLREDINMTVRLVVSCNGIKINAVKDAFEKSLRSRLTKTNPNADFRCLDAFGSLFSQDIPLDMGTIIDFRRTADGYIITEVGGNHIGAVQSKDLCRAFFDMYIGDIPVCEQTKDEIGKNVANIMKKC